The following coding sequences lie in one Prionailurus viverrinus isolate Anna chromosome X, UM_Priviv_1.0, whole genome shotgun sequence genomic window:
- the ERAS gene encoding GTPase ERas, translating to MALPRKPNMFDLGLGTWSLSSQEESQRAQGPPKGVSKQLPEYKAVVVGASGVGKSALTIQLNHQCFVEDHDPTIQDSYWKEVALGHGGCILNVLDTAGQATHRALRDQCVAIGDGVLGVFALDDPSSLAQLQQMRATWGPHHTQPLVLVGNKCDLVTTTGDARAAAAALAKSWGAPFVETSAKTRQGVEEAFTLLIHEIQKVREAMAKEAVAGPGGEKGRHEKAMCRCGCSVA from the coding sequence ATGGCACTGCCAAGAAAGCCTAACATGTTTGATCTGGGCCTGGGCACGTGGAGCCTTAGCTCCCAGGAGGAGAGCCAGAGGGCGCAGGGACCCCCCAAGGGTGTCAGCAAGCAGCTGCCTGAGTACAAGGCGGTAGTGGTGGGCGCGAGTGGCGTGGGCAAGAGTGCGCTCACCATCCAGCTGAACCACCAGTGCTTCGTGGAAGACCACGACCCCACGATCCAGGATTCCTACTGGAAGGAGGTGGCCCTGGGCCACGGGGGCTGCATTCTGAATGTCCTGGACACGGCAGGGCAGGCCACCCATAGGGCCCTGCGTGACCAGTGTGTGGCGATCGGGGATGGTGTTCTGGGGGTCTTCGCCCTGGATGACCCCTCGTCTTTAGCCCAGCTGCAGCAGATGCGGGCCACCTGGGGCCCTCACCACACCCAGCCCCTGGTCCTTGTGGGCAACAAGTGTGACCTTGTGACCACCACCGGAGACGCTCGTGCGGCCGCTGCAGCCCTTGCGAAGAGCTGGGGAGCCCCCTTCGTGGAGACCTCAGCCAAGACGCGGCAAGGTGTAGAAGAGGCCTTCACCCTGCTCATCCATGAGATCCAAAAGGTCCGGGAGGCCATGGCAAAAGAGGCCGTGGCAGGGccaggtggggagaagggccGGCACGAGAAGGCCATGTGCCGCTGCGGCTGCTCCGTGGCCTAA
- the PCSK1N gene encoding proSAAS — MAWSPLLGGPRAGGVGLLVLLLLGLLRPPPAFCARPGKELRGLGAASSPMAEAGAPRRFRRAVPRGEGAGAMQELARALAHLLEAERQERARAEAQEAEDQQARVLAQLLRAWSAPRTNDPALGLEDDPDAPAAQLARALLRARLDPAALAAQLVPAPAAALRPRPPVYDDGPTGPDAEDAGEETPDVDPELLRYLLGRILAGSADPEAVAAPRRLRRAADQDLSPEVPPEGVLGALLRVKRLENPSPQAPVRRLLPP, encoded by the exons ATGGCGTGGTCGCCACTGCTCGGCGGGCCGCGGGCCGGGGGCGTCGGCCTTTTGGTGCTGCTGCTGTTGGGCTTACTTCGGCCTCCCCCTGCGTTCTGCGCACGGCCGGGAAAG GAACTCCGCGGCCTGGGCGCAGCCTCGTCGCCCATGGCGGAGGCTGGAGCTCCCCGCCGCTTCCGGCGAGCAGTGCCCCGCGGCGAAGGGGCGGGGGCTATGCAGGAGCTGGCGCGGGCGCTGGCGCACCTGCTAGAGGCCGAAAGGCAGGAGCGAGCGCGGGCAGAGGCGCAGGAGGCCGAGGATCAGCAGGCGCGCGTCCTGGCACAGCTGCTGCGCGCCTGGAGCGCACCCCGCACTAACGACCCCGCGCTGGGCCTGGAGGACGACCCCGACGCGCCCGCCGCGCAGCTAGCCCGCGCCCTGCTCCGCGCCCGTCTGGACCCTGCAGCCCTCGCGGCCCAGCTTGTCCCTGCCCCTGCCGCTGCTCTCAGACCCCGGCCCCCAGTCTACGACGACGGCCCCACGGGCCCGGATGCAGAGGACGCCGGCGAGGAGACGCCAGATGTGGACCCGGAGCTGCTGAG GTACTTGCTGGGGCGGATCCTGGCGGGGAGCGCGGACCCCGAGGCTGTGGCTGCCCCGCGCCGCCTCCGCCGCGCCGCGGACCAGGATCTGAGCCCGGAGGTGCCCCCTGAGGGTGTGCTGGGGGCCCTGCTGCGGGTGAAGCGCCTGGAGAACCCTTCGCCCCAGGCGCCGGTGCGCCGCCTCCTGCCCCCCTGA